A region from the Hyalangium gracile genome encodes:
- a CDS encoding thioredoxin family protein — MKRILTALALTAAVGFAVPAFAADTAEVGKPAPAFTLKDEAGKEHSLSQYQGKIVVLEWTNKECPFVQRHYKAKTMQNTLKGFDANKVVWLAVNSTNTVTASADATWKKEQGFAYPVLQDPAGTVGKAYGAKTTPHMYVIDEKGVVRYAGAIDDDPRGKNATAVNHVKTAVDALLSGKPVPAASTEPYGCSVKYKS, encoded by the coding sequence ATGAAGCGCATCCTCACCGCCCTGGCGCTCACCGCCGCCGTGGGCTTCGCCGTCCCCGCCTTCGCCGCGGACACCGCCGAGGTAGGCAAGCCTGCCCCCGCCTTCACCCTCAAGGACGAGGCGGGCAAGGAGCACTCGCTGTCCCAGTACCAGGGGAAGATTGTCGTCCTCGAGTGGACCAACAAGGAGTGCCCCTTCGTCCAGCGCCACTACAAGGCGAAGACGATGCAGAACACCCTCAAGGGCTTCGATGCGAACAAGGTGGTGTGGCTGGCCGTGAACTCCACCAACACCGTCACCGCGAGCGCCGACGCGACGTGGAAGAAGGAGCAGGGCTTCGCCTACCCCGTGCTGCAGGACCCCGCCGGCACGGTGGGCAAGGCCTATGGCGCCAAGACGACGCCGCACATGTACGTCATCGATGAGAAGGGCGTGGTGCGCTACGCGGGCGCCATCGACGATGATCCGCGCGGCAAGAACGCCACCGCCGTCAACCACGTGAAGACCGCGGTGGACGCGCTGCTGTCCGGCAAGCCCGTGCCGGCCGCCTCCACCGAGCCCTATGGCTGCAGCGTGAAGTACAAGAGCTGA
- a CDS encoding protein-disulfide reductase DsbD family protein, with the protein MRRQRRSRWGLLLCGLVASAVAWAGPPSSAVGSGAPDEGNPRVEGELLLDASQVKPGDTFRVGVRFRMDPDWHIYWKNPGDSGLSTDVTWDTPGVTVGELRWPFPSTFRTPDGFIVTYGYHDEVLLFAEARASEQATGSLTLSAAVDALVCRERCIPAEMVLSRSLPVGPETVRNAETTVAFDASQAQVPRTAQAASVATALKLDAQSLKTGQPFTGTLTVSATDGQALPGVEPGFFVPERVRGIKRMDLVSEAPGRFRLQGDAAVEAPKEEPRLKGVLRLGTAKTGYRALEVDLPLAPVEVVPVAAKAPPTVPGLMAPSVPPPAQAQMTAPAAAAPELSLGLALLFAFLGGAILNLMPCVFPVLALKAYGFTRLAQEDRGRVGRHALAYTGGIIGTMLLLAIVVLVVRAGGNSVGWGFQFQEPLFVAGVCGLLVAFALNLFGVFNVGTDGTSLAGKVDASHGLSRSVGEGVLAVVLATPCSAPMMGTAVGFAFAAGTGTVLAIFTALGLGLALPFCALVMIPGLAKRLPKPGAWMERAKQVLGFALLGTAVWLVWVMGGLAGVDGMARLLAFLVAVAMGAWLYGLAQASGGTRRLVGVLAALAVLVTTGGFTLRFDGAAPTARASTVSAAQPWDQAAVAAALEAGQPVFIDFTADWCLTCKFNERTVLSREDVRSAFTRHQVAFFVADWTRRDERITAMLSAHGRAGVPMYLVISPATPDRPEVLPELLTADIVIQAVKRASGLGTDAT; encoded by the coding sequence ATGAGGCGTCAGCGGCGATCGAGGTGGGGACTGCTCCTGTGTGGGCTGGTGGCATCCGCGGTGGCGTGGGCGGGGCCTCCGTCCTCGGCCGTGGGCTCCGGCGCGCCCGATGAGGGCAACCCGCGCGTGGAGGGAGAGCTGCTGCTCGACGCCTCCCAGGTGAAGCCGGGAGACACCTTCCGTGTCGGCGTCCGCTTCCGGATGGACCCCGACTGGCACATCTACTGGAAGAACCCGGGCGACTCGGGCCTGTCCACCGACGTGACGTGGGACACTCCCGGCGTCACCGTGGGCGAGCTGCGCTGGCCCTTCCCGTCCACCTTCCGCACGCCGGACGGCTTCATCGTCACCTACGGCTACCATGACGAGGTGCTCCTCTTCGCCGAGGCGCGCGCCTCCGAGCAGGCCACGGGCAGCCTCACGCTGTCGGCCGCCGTGGACGCGCTCGTGTGCCGGGAGCGCTGCATCCCCGCCGAGATGGTCCTCTCGCGCTCGCTGCCCGTGGGCCCGGAGACGGTGCGCAACGCGGAGACCACCGTCGCCTTCGATGCCTCCCAGGCTCAGGTGCCTCGCACCGCCCAGGCCGCCAGCGTGGCGACGGCGCTCAAGCTGGACGCGCAGAGCCTCAAGACGGGCCAGCCCTTCACTGGAACACTGACCGTGTCCGCCACGGATGGTCAGGCGCTCCCCGGCGTGGAGCCCGGCTTCTTCGTCCCCGAGCGCGTGCGCGGCATCAAGCGCATGGACCTCGTCTCCGAGGCTCCCGGGCGGTTCCGGCTCCAGGGTGACGCCGCGGTGGAGGCTCCCAAGGAGGAGCCGCGCCTCAAGGGCGTGCTGCGGCTGGGCACCGCGAAGACGGGCTATCGCGCGCTCGAGGTGGATCTGCCGCTGGCGCCCGTGGAGGTCGTCCCCGTCGCCGCGAAGGCGCCTCCCACCGTACCCGGGCTGATGGCCCCGTCCGTGCCGCCTCCGGCACAGGCGCAGATGACGGCGCCCGCGGCGGCCGCTCCGGAGCTGTCCCTGGGCCTGGCGCTGCTGTTCGCCTTCCTGGGTGGCGCCATCCTCAACCTCATGCCGTGCGTCTTCCCCGTGCTGGCGCTCAAGGCCTACGGCTTCACCCGGCTGGCGCAGGAGGACCGGGGCCGCGTGGGCCGGCACGCCCTGGCGTACACCGGCGGCATCATCGGGACGATGCTGCTGCTGGCCATCGTCGTGCTGGTGGTGCGCGCGGGCGGCAACAGCGTGGGCTGGGGCTTCCAGTTCCAGGAGCCGCTCTTCGTCGCCGGCGTCTGCGGCCTGCTGGTGGCCTTCGCGCTCAACCTCTTCGGCGTCTTCAACGTGGGCACCGATGGCACGTCGCTGGCGGGCAAGGTGGACGCCTCGCACGGCCTGTCTCGCAGCGTGGGTGAGGGCGTGCTCGCCGTGGTGCTGGCCACGCCCTGCTCCGCGCCGATGATGGGCACCGCGGTGGGCTTCGCCTTCGCCGCCGGCACGGGCACGGTGCTCGCCATCTTCACCGCGCTGGGCCTGGGCCTGGCGCTGCCCTTCTGCGCGCTCGTGATGATTCCGGGCCTGGCGAAGCGGCTGCCCAAGCCCGGCGCGTGGATGGAGCGCGCCAAGCAGGTGCTGGGCTTCGCCCTGCTGGGCACCGCCGTGTGGCTGGTGTGGGTCATGGGCGGGCTGGCCGGCGTGGATGGCATGGCGCGGCTGCTCGCGTTCCTCGTGGCCGTGGCCATGGGCGCGTGGCTGTACGGGCTGGCGCAGGCCTCCGGTGGGACGCGGCGCCTGGTGGGGGTGCTGGCCGCGCTGGCGGTGCTCGTCACGACGGGCGGCTTCACCCTGCGCTTCGATGGCGCGGCTCCCACCGCGCGCGCCTCCACCGTCTCCGCGGCGCAGCCGTGGGACCAGGCCGCCGTGGCCGCGGCGCTCGAGGCCGGGCAGCCCGTCTTCATCGACTTCACCGCGGACTGGTGCCTCACCTGCAAGTTCAACGAGCGCACCGTGCTCTCGCGCGAGGACGTGCGCTCCGCCTTCACTCGCCACCAGGTCGCCTTCTTCGTGGCGGACTGGACGCGTCGCGACGAGCGCATCACCGCCATGCTCAGCGCGCACGGCCGCGCCGGAGTCCCCATGTACCTGGTCATCAGCCCCGCCACGCCGGACCGGCCCGAGGTTCTTCCCGAGCTGCTCACCGCGGACATCGTCATCCAGGCCGTGAAGCGAGCATCCGGGCTGGGCACCGATGCCACGTGA
- a CDS encoding DUF3396 domain-containing protein, whose amino-acid sequence MTEHYPRIRLRDQEDFELMREGLSISFYMRHSHRELGENILQSLETYVRAVGPQALGWYLDEEGEPQPLDERGWELTRKELRERQFPIIPLRDGSDNDNRYRFNYWGKELQAPHVAKNPGAVCTATFWLPTEFLEEHGPARVRELAMEWAAPLPLCSGHGGLSFNAEYSLVGIRQQVARYWLRYPGIDVYDSPSDHSWDIGTRVRGPSWLTFLGQPVLGELGGAEGLRARLHSPGTTVQELARDKVLITLGAWPEAGDTERGDTLPAYRELARVLEPWLFRDPDGRMLGQSEEDTRRWERRFLD is encoded by the coding sequence ATGACCGAGCATTACCCTCGGATACGCCTCCGCGACCAGGAGGACTTCGAGCTGATGCGCGAAGGGTTGAGCATCAGCTTCTACATGCGGCATTCCCATCGGGAGCTCGGTGAGAACATCTTGCAGTCGCTGGAGACCTATGTCCGTGCCGTAGGGCCGCAAGCGTTGGGCTGGTACCTGGATGAAGAGGGAGAGCCACAGCCGCTGGATGAACGAGGCTGGGAGCTCACACGGAAGGAACTCCGCGAGCGCCAGTTTCCCATCATCCCGCTGAGAGACGGATCCGACAACGACAACCGCTATCGCTTCAACTACTGGGGCAAGGAGCTCCAAGCTCCTCATGTCGCGAAGAATCCGGGCGCGGTCTGCACGGCCACCTTCTGGCTCCCTACGGAGTTCCTGGAGGAGCATGGTCCAGCGCGTGTTCGCGAGCTCGCCATGGAGTGGGCGGCTCCCTTGCCCCTCTGCTCTGGGCACGGAGGATTGTCCTTCAATGCCGAGTACTCCCTGGTAGGCATCCGACAGCAGGTGGCCCGGTATTGGCTCCGGTATCCGGGCATCGACGTCTACGACTCACCCTCGGATCACTCCTGGGACATTGGAACCCGTGTGCGAGGCCCCTCCTGGCTCACGTTCCTGGGACAGCCTGTGCTGGGAGAGCTTGGTGGCGCCGAGGGGCTGCGCGCACGGCTCCACAGTCCTGGCACAACCGTTCAGGAGCTGGCCAGGGACAAGGTGCTCATCACCCTGGGCGCATGGCCCGAAGCGGGCGACACAGAGCGCGGGGATACGCTGCCAGCCTACCGGGAACTGGCCCGTGTCCTGGAGCCCTGGCTCTTCCGCGATCCAGATGGGCGCATGCTCGGCCAGTCCGAGGAAGACACCCGCCGGTGGGAGAGGCGCTTCCTCGACTAA